The genomic window TCTCTCTGACAAGCTATCCTCTGTAGTAACCATTAGTGATGAAGAAGAAAAGCCTGCTCCCAGAGTGTTACATCATACAGCCTGTGAGTGAGATCAGACTGGTGTCTCCTGTAATCCTACCTATATTCCCACCATCCCCAAACCATTCAACCTTGTTCTTACTTTTAAAACTTTCTGTGGATTCATATATGGGTCTCCTTTCTCTTCACGGACAGGTGCCAGTTCTACAAACAAATCCAAGCACAAATGTATCATATAGGTATAGAAACTAGGATACTGATCAATACATTGTAAAGGTAGaagaaaatattcataaaacGATCACATCAATCTGCTATCacctatataaaatatgtagacaattactgattattttttaaattgattgttAACTTGCATTGTCTAATTAGTAAATTACACCTATCAGGTCAAATATCAGAATTAACAAAACTAGCTGGTGCTTAAGTTCATTCTTGTAGTAAATACTGAtgacaaatatacatgttaaatgTAATGTAATAGACTTGTTTTTATATGCTTTCTCATTattatttatacaacattttcaCGCAAGATAAAAAGGTTAGTAAAAAGagtgaataaaaaacaaatgacTAAAGAAAGCAAAATTTACTTTGCTTGTCTAGTGGTAGATCTCTGTTCTCACCATACTGGTTTTCATCCTCAAGGCTGTCTCGACCCGGACTCAGTTGTTCCCCTTGTCCTTCCCGGCTGTGGGTACTGGAACTTGATGCACTGTCTGTTCGTCTATGTGTGGGACTTTCTCGTCGAGCTGTTTTCTGTAATGCAATTTTCAATGGCGATAGATCCACCATTTTGTTGGAATCTCCATTATTTATAGAATTAGGtgttgaaattatttcaatatctgAAGATGTTGTAGTGTCAATATCATCCCCTGATTCATGTCCGCCAGTGCTTCTAGAACACTCAGACTTTTCACCTCCTGTGGAATGACAGTCACTATTGTTATCTTCACTCCTGCCATTATCCTCCATAGCCtcctctatcatacattttacatatgaACTACTTGACGATACACTGAACATACTGTCTGTGATTTTATGAGAATCATCTTGGAATTCTGTGGAATCATGACTGTCAGTTTCCTCCCGCTGAGCTTGACTTGAAGCTGCAGTTTCATGCACAGTCACTTCCTTTATACTAGTACCCTCTGAATTCACTTCTCTTGTACTGATCTGTTCCtcatgagttatctcccctacagCTTCTTCCTCTCCCCGATTATCCACAACCGTATCCTCTGAGGTGTGGGTGTCCATACTACTGTCCAGTTTACTGGTGTCTGATGAACATACAGAGCTACAGGTAGAGGGACTGTGTACACTTCCCCAAACTCTCTAAGACATCTGTTTCAGTGATCCCGTGATCTTTAATCACCTCTTCCATTGCACCTTCACCTGACCCACTAGAAATGGAGGACTGGGCCAGAATATTGTCTGTATCGGCTGAAGTTTCcttcaaattcatttttgtcATAACACTACCTGAATCACTTGTAGATTCCCCCAAgtctttttctttttgtgtttcAAAATCATTCACTTCCTTACTGTAATTGGTCAAATCACTTGATGCTTCTTGTTTTTCAACAtcaacattttcacatttcacTAGTTCAGATTCTGAATCTGCTGGACTTCCCTTCACCTCATTGTCCATCACAGAAGATGTGGTCCCTGAAACTTGAGTGTCACTTGGTTGAATCACAACACTATCTAAATCCACTGCATAGTCCTCATTTCCCCCAGTGGGAAATGTATCCGTCGAGTCAGTCTGTACCAGCAATACACTGCTGGACTGATCAGACTTACCGACACCACATTTGCCATCCTGATCACTGTCATCACTGAGAGAAATCACTCCTTCTGTAGACTCAATTACAGAAATACTACTGGACTTCTCAGTCTTACAGTCGGCACTTGTATCGTCCAATAGCGAATCTGACAGATTCCTGTCTAACCCTTTATCACTACTCTTAGTATGATCACCATCTCTTTGTAACAAATTTTCTACATTGTCCTTTTGCAAATCTATTTCTTCATCTTTTTTTATTGCCTTCATATTAAAGTTATCAGGACAAATATCTGTTAAGCTTTCAtctttttcttgttttgatgattttgaaCTTGAATCAAGCCTTAATGATTCATGTTGTGTGCCCTCAAGTTCTAGGTCTGCACTAACTTCACGACCTTCGCCTTGCCAGGCTAGCAGTGATTCACTAGTCCAAGCTGAAGAAGAATCCCAGTTCTCCACCTTCTCCTTACTTTCCACCACCGGAATGTTGCCTACCACTTTTTTATCATCAGAGGTACTTTTCGTAGCCTTTTCCGTAGTTCGTTTTGAAGCCTTCCCTTCTGTCTTAGTACCATGACTTTTTTTACTAACACTGGAGTGTTGCACAGTGGTAGATACTGGATCTTTTGATTTCTGCCTCTTTTCCTGTCTTTCAGATGAAGTAAGAGTAGTTGGACTTTTTGTTTTTGACTGGGGTTCTACATCTTGATGGACAGAACCCCAGGGCATAGACCATGAGCTCCTAGCCCCTTCCTCCTCTGTCCCTTCCTCTGCCTTGTCAGACTGAGGGGAAGGCATCCACGTATTCCAGAAATCATTTTTCTTTTCTGGTGTAGAAGTCTCTTCCTTTGCAGGTATGTTAACAGAAGCTGTGAAAACCAAAGGAAATACTGATATAGataacatgtacacatgttCTCTCATCACACAGGTTGTATTTTTTACAAACCAACATATGATACAGATTCTCAGAAAACTTCACCCCTTCATTTGACATTCTTACTGTAATTAAGTGACAAGTTTACCAAATGTTTAGCATCGGTTTTAACAATCTTTAACCCAAAGATTTAGTTCCCTTTCCTCATCCACTACGGAATGAATGATTAATTTTCAGATATacaatgttaattttatttgaatgtATGGCACTGTTGATTGTTGAAATTGCATTGTTGCTGTgatgtaatacaaatgtataactaGGGAATCCCCCATCTCTACCCCAGGGTAAGATAAGCATGTCTTATCCTAGGAAAAGTGTAGATTTATACACCTGtctatggaaaaaaaaacaaatgcaaGGTGTGCACAATTGTAATCTAACTGGGGATACAGTTAATTACAAATTACCATATAACCAAGAgattattacatgtatagatatctGGTACCTGTTTAAAGATTTAGGATCCTTATTTATCAGTTAGTAAAGAGAGTTTCCTGTCAGGAGACTTATGTTTTAGCCTAAGACACTATATTAACATACAATCATTTTTTTATAGATGCTTACATGGTTTTGATTGTTGTAATCCTTCCTCATCAATATCCAGAACTTTGTCAATTTTCTTCTGAGCATTTTTTATTGCCTGAGAGGCAAGGTCTGAAAAACTGCTAGCATTCCACCAACTCATGGTTCTTCTGGTGTACCAAGATCAAGCTCCCTCAAAGCATGGCCATATGTACAAAATCCTGAAAATAATCACACATCAAACGGTTAACAGATATACAGGATGTAATTGTTCTGTGCATCATTGATGTTGTCTCAGAAGACAATCAGAAAGTTTAGTTTAGGTACCTGGAAATGATTTCCCAGACATTGTCCTGCATTTCAAGGGGTGAGCCTAACCAATCCCTTTGTTGATCAACAAAACACTTTTGAATGAACGctataatgtatgtaccatCTGCAACTGGTCAGCCTCATCAGATTACATTTCAAGAATTCAATtgttggggggagggggggggggggggggtagttgTCCCTCTAAGACTAATAGCATGTTTTACCAATCTCATGTGTGTACAAATGTAAAGAGTGGGTAGGTGTGGCTTTGGCCTTGGCGAATCTTAAATGATATTGTGCTACAAGAAATCTGATCATGAGTAGGATGGCAAAAAGGactgaaaataaacaacatggAAGGTTTGGATTCTGTATCTATTAGCAGTTCCTGAAGCTGGTATTTTGGAAGGATGCACTAGAACTCAAAAGTGTCCCCTCATTTCAGAGACTTTTTCATATAAATTAAACTGTTCAGCATACAGTGTGGAAGTTGACAAGTTTTTACATGATAAACCAGACCTTAATGAAGTGAGTGAATGCAAGTGTAATTATTGTGTGTGAAGGAATGgtgataatttatttatctgtaaatCTCTCTGTCTTTCCTGTCAACATATGTATCTAAATAGAACAAGTATGATGGTATTTCTGTTATTTGTTGTCCAGGTGAAGCCAAAGGCTGTCCCTTGTTTATGGATTGGTCAAAACCTACTACATACAGTATGGTCATCCAATCGTTAACAATATGCAGTACttacatattttgaaaatatttaattgtatttaaCTGTTTGTTTCCATAgattaattcatttataatcCAATATGTTTATGCAGATAGGCCGTTTTCTATGGTTTGTAATGTAACTCTgtctttattatatatcattgtgtcTTAATTCAGTGGAGTTTTTTCTTAGAACGTTAACCTCGGAAATGCGAGGATGTGTCACAATTATTTGTGTAATTGCAATGTATCCTCGTCGAGGATGCATTAGGCTACAATCGGAGGAGGGTTGGATACATccttactttatatataccgaGGGCCGTCCTCGGAATATATAAATTAAGGATGTATCCAACCTGCTTACAGGTTTAGGCGAAGAcacgatataaatacatatgcaAATGAAACAAAAAGCATACGAATGAAGTCCGTGCTAAGTTAAATTCTGACTGGGATTGCAAAGTACGAAGTAAACAAATCGGGTTTCAGGCTGTCAACAGGCCCGAGTAGACTGCAGTAACCACTACGAACGAACCATGAAGTGAAACTTAGATATGTGctgtttttatattattatatcgTACATCAAAGATCTCAAACACTACAGGAATGTATCAAATTGGTAAAATAAGATACAATTAGGACACAAATTACCGATGTAGAATTCCAAGATTAGACGTCAATAGTTTCTTCtatggtcgccgccatctttgTTGATGACGTCTCAGGTAGACTGTCACAAATCGGTAAATGTTTCCTTCCGCTATCACTATTCTTATTGCCGAAAAGGTGTTATCATAGAGACTAATTTTCGACGTATAACAATGGTTTTATGATAGCATATAGACAGTTAAATGATTCAGGAAATAGTGAGCAAAATATCGATAGACGGTAGGAAATactattcaatttcaaattgcTCGTTGTCATAGATGCTCCGGTGGCACAATCGGTTAGCGCGCCGTACTTATAGACAGTACCTTCCCTGTGCTAGACACAGGACGAGGAATGCGGAGGTTGTGAGTTCGATCCTCACCCGGAGCATCAGATTTTTttacctatttttttttattttgaatttttcatcGCTGTTGTTACCAGTGTTTGATTTATATACTACCGGACGTTTTACCACGCTGCGATATATTTTTACAACACCAAAATACTTCTGATGCACCACAAAGAAATTCTATCGTTCGGGTTATTTTTCAAGTTACTTAcagtactgtacagtatagattATTTAGCTATAGCTATTTTATtaccatttttgtttgttttgtttgttttgttttgttttgttaattagtTCGAATGCAAACATGTCAAAcaacattaatttgaaaatgaaatccGATGTTTTTGAAACTTCGTGTTTAGAAATTAGTACGGCTGTGGGTTCGGGGTTACGATATTAATAATACGGTTAGTAAGGATTCTATTATTGAGGCACTCATTGGGTCCTTCCATGATGTCGTCAGACCCGTAATCGAGCTGGTGAACAGGCTATTAAACAAACATGTCCAAGGTAGTCTATTGTGATGTCCTTTATTCTTATATGTTGTCTGCGTGTAAAGGATGTAGAACTGAGCACATGCATGGCGCACAGTCGTCCGTCCGTTAACTTTTAACTTCTAGAAAAACTAAAATCAGCTGTTATTTTAGCAATAGATATTTGAGGTAGATATATGCAATACTTTAGTCCATTCTCAACTttcacaggtgtcaaatatgTTAAGGATTTCAAGAATCTTCTCGAGTTCCAGACGTCCCTGGAGGCTGATATGTTACTAGCAGTTACAGTACTTGGAAAGAATGCTATGATTTTTCTCATTaaattgaccttgacattttttAACGCCAAAGGGTAAACATCTTTTgtgaatttttgaaatttcatataacaCGGAGAGCTGAGCACTATTACCGTACGGTAACCTTCATTAGAGTGCTGTTACGATTCCGCATACCAGAGATATCggcctattttcaaggtcacgtGGGTCAAATATGTTTGGGGAAAATCCAGAATTGTCTTTTCTTTTCCAGTTCCAGAATGTTTTGATTTTCGGTAATATACTTAAATGGGCATGACTTTGAAAGTATGTGTCATGTATCATAGTTTTCCGGATTCAATATTCAActcccctactcctactatatcaacgtCGATATACTTAGTAGTAAGAGTAGGGgctattatttttttctttagatACCCGAAGCAGACGCCCTTGCTGTAGAGATCTAACCGAAAATTCATTGTGATCCTTGTTTTACGAAGCGATTCAAAAACTGATCGTTCGTCCTAGAATGATACTGAAATAGGAAATCTAACCCAAACCTTCATCTcgataattatgatataaatcgTACACCACAACGAACCCAAACACGGTGTGACCAATTCACGAGTAAGCTGTGTTGTGTTGTAAGAGACGGCGAAAAGATGAATTGATGACGTCACGTAGGCTAATtgactatgacgtcataataacaTTAAGGTATAAGACCGAAATTCTCGACATCCTCGGAAGAATAAGAATGTTGTAAAATGGTCACAAACGAATTAATGAAAGTGTTTAATTAACGTATACATTACTTTGTGTACTTCGCGTCGACTTTTATCATAAATTACgatttatattatcataatattattgtataaatgaatCATTTTAACAGTGTCCATTGTTTGATTCGTCCACCAGCCCCTATCATCGCTGTCGTATGGATCTTGTTCCTTTCCGTCATCGCTGTTTACCGCCAGTGTCCGATTTGTAATCCCTGATGTAGTCTTGACCTTTCTGGTCTTACATATCCATCATTTCCTCTTACTAATTCTTAGATAATAGCTATTTCCCACCTAATTCTTCTCGAAGTATCGTCGTAGATTTGAACTACGTCTCCCTCACCGATTGTTTGTGTATCGTGCCCAGCCTTCTTGTGACATTCGCGTAATGACATCGCTACCATTGTTTCTTTGAATGTCCGCCAACTAGTTGATTGTGGGGAGCATCCTCAACCTCTCCATCCTCATTAGAAGTACAGTAGTTTCATCTGGGTAGGATAATCCTCCAAGCCTCCTTCCATACAGACAATGTGATGGATTTAGCGGCTCTAGGCCGTTGGTGTCCGATATGTCAATGGCCTATCCTTTAGAATAGCATCAAcctttgtattttttgttgatAAGACATTTTCTGCGACATAAGTGCGTCCGAGTACCTTTTTAATGTAACCCTTGGTCATTCCGATCAGCCTTTCCCCAATATCTACCATACCAAGGTGCGCGTTTCGGTATGATGTTCCAGTTCCCGCTTCACAAAGTGCATGTGTTACGGAAACAGACTGACTagtaaaattcaaaattatttaatcTACTAATCACCAAtaagtgacaacagaacaataTCTATCGAAAGTAGTTATCACGAATGTGTttaaaatcggaacattctattataAATTGCCCCACTGTAAATGGAGTGTCACGTGCGATATGAAGGTGCCAGGATCTTTTCGTTTTATAAGGAACGAATGGGTAGGATgtgtgtgcccggtacggagccgagaaaTGACAACTTTCTAAGATCTTTCCGGCtgaaatgttttaatacttTGGCTGTACCTtgaagtttgttgctcgtctcgagagaccagcgttacagccatttattttgaattgctgtacaaataccgtatttgacctaataagggcgcccctgccttttttcaaggaaataaatctttgactgagtgtcaaaatggtgttcaaaagtaataattcatgtgaaatattttgctactttatgtgttcaattttcttcagcaaattaagtaactggaacacatgtttttttgccacattttgtgtattcctacaggctacagatgacatgtcagtgcaaagagcacccaaaagtaaacacacatacaaataataacttaccatctttatttgaagataaagtaaagacttaattcttgttgataaataacttttgttcagaacagaaagctagtaaaagacattgtaaatcaattattaggtcaaagaaaacgatgtctgatatgatctgggaaatcacctgtttctatgaatagaacacaaaagagttccatttgaacataaatggtggaacacacgttctctggtctagagatcagctggcatggtttacaagtttacaggagtattcaagtgatgtttaagcttaatatatgataatgaatagatatcttcatcttgaatatttttatgactgaatattttaccgtttccacaaccttgggtattctgctataaggtatagtctgtttcataaaacttcagaataactaatcttaataagggcgcccccactgtcaattacccgcgccctgtgcccttattaggtcaaatacggtaggTTTGAAATCTGTGTAGCATTTTTCGCTTCCCCGTCAACAAATTCGCTAGCTTTAAATTCCGAAGCGGCTCGGATTCAAAAAGTAAAGTTATTTAAGGCTTTTTTAAGAAAAAAGTTTTGTACAAGTGTGTTTTTAAGATTTCGTAACTTCGAAGGACAGGATAACGAATCAGAAGAAATGATTGGTGTTCATCCATATGGTCGGCAAAACCAACGGAATATGCTTCAGCGGAAAGGCACCGTCTGGCAGTCTTAAGTGAAAGAATATTAGCACTACAGCAGGCTGCATCCACTTTCTAACCTTTTCTGGAACCATCGGTGTAGAGTTGTGGACGAGAAGGGTAATTCGAAATGTATTCCCTAAATAGGATTAGTGTTCTCCGGGCATTACATTGGATTTCCCTCGCTCATGTAACTTTAAGTCAATCGGGTGTTTGATATGTACCAAATGATTATGTTTTGGTATTTGGGGCTGGGTACTGGGTCAAAAGCCCCCAAATGGCTAGAGGTATCCCATCGTTATGTATTAGGTCTGGCATCTGCAGGCAAGAACTGCTCGAATAAGTACTCTCTAAACGCGCAAAAACATTTCAGTCTGCTCCCCAATCTATATGAGAAAGGAATCGTATGAAAGATTTTtgaataaacaagaggcccagagggcctgtatcgctcacctggtttatttattattatctaTTAAGACCTTtgggggtggggaaagaccccttGGCTTAATTTTTACATCAGGactgtgttcatctcttgatctTACTTGtttcaaaaatgcaataagtccTTTATAGCAATATAGTCAAACTGATCCCTTTGTCCCGCCCTTGAAGCCCCTCGGGGGATCagcccatcatttgtataaatttaaatCCCAGCCATCCAgagatgttaccactgaaatataaatgtcaaacattgcttaggtccagagaagaagtcgttaatatcttaaatacatgtattgccaaatggaccccttttggccccgcccctcaggcccctggggggtcagcccaatcaaATGTTGAATTTGAATCCCAACCACCTTGGGATGTTACTGCTGAAATATCAATGCCATACATTGCTTAGGtctagagaagaagtcgttgatatcaatattgccaaatggatcCCTTTTGGCCCACTTCTCAGGCGCCCTGCGGGTCAGCCCTTTCATTtctataaatttgaatcccagccacctagggatgctaccactgaaatatcaatgtcatacattgcttaggtccagagaagaagtcgtttatatcaatattgccaaatggacccctttcggtcccgcccctcaggcccctggggggtcagccccatcatatgtataaatttgaatccctcCTACCTAGGGATGCTTCCTACCAAATTTTGTtgaattctgatcagcggttcagaagaagaagtcaattgtgttgacgaacggacggacgacggacgccacggtatggcataagcttcGGACCAGGTTAGCTAAAAAGGAGGCAAATAAATTTTGACTGTTCACAACAGGATTTTTAGTGCCGTCAAGTGTAAGATTTAGGTCATTGTGTGCTtttaggtgttttttttttttttacaaatgcaTGCAGTTTTGGATTGAACATTTTTTAAGTCGTTTTCGTCCGACAATTGTGTAGTTTGTTTTAACTCCATTAAAGCTGCCGTTCTATCGTAGATATGCAACAGATCAAAAAATCATCCGCAAATAAACGTGCTATATTTCGTCAGCCTAATTTTATATTGGGGCAGGGATGTTCCAGTTATTGGCattattatttacaattttggcTCAATATCGTGGCAAGGGGATACAGGGTAGGCCGTTTACGTACATACATAACCAAACGTCGTCGCTCAACCCACTTTGCATTTCACCCGATTGGGGTCGAAaataaggtcactgttactgtaAATAGACTTTCGACTACCTCGCTCTACTGACTTCATCAATGAGCCCTCACAGCCATCATCTTTTGTACGAGTTGACATTACTGGTTTTCCGCTTATGTCCATCCAAGGCTTTACTTTGTCTGCTGACTGCAGTTAGTGTTTTGTAGGCATCTTCATGTACTTACAACCATTATCTGCGAACTCGTGTCagaggtcactgttactataaactTTTTACAAGCTGGCATGTCAACTGGCAAAATTGAGATCAGttactataaacatatttttgagGTTCTCGTCGTGACTTCATAAGCGATCTGATTTTTCCTGAACTCCATACTCTTACTTAATTAGTCATCATCTTTTGGGCAAATTTGGGTTTCAAGCTCATGGGGTCAAAATTGAGGTCATTGTTAGTATCAATACATTTTCGACATTTGTTTGTCCCGAAACTTCCTACACATTTATTTCAATCTCATGAGATCCAAATTGAAGTCACTCTTTAGAAGATTTTCGTCGCCCTCACTCTATCCAAAACACTAATAATCAAGTCAGACGCGACTAACgaccatcatttccgtgtcccaAATGCTGAAAAGCGACTTTTTTCAGCGACTTTCCGAGTTTTAAAACGGAAGCAGAAGTCCTAATCAAGAAGAAACAGGACGAACTTGTCtgcttttaaagattaaaaaatacttcagaaatgcatgaaatgtcttattctgtctcaaaaaatgtattgaatttattatctttGCCCTGATAACACCCAAAAACGAACGAAACTGTACTTTACTTCTAAAGAATGAAAGAAGGAGATGGGATATGGCGAAAAAACGTCCTCGCCATTCAgacgattttcacgaaattttgatagatataaataaaaacatttgctTGGGaagtatgaaaaataaaataaatattgtactacatatgtagaaatggggatatttttatatattgtccattattataagcattttatttcattaagtgaatggtgatttttctttcttttcttttttttttctttttttctttcgttttcctCAAGAGGTCTCTTACagatttgattatattcacaatcttaattgatgactgaggtaattccttttcatatacatgtatgtacttatacttgtagctgataaatattacatatgtggcagaataattatgaactttcctttttgggtcattttctttgaacctggattaagagaccacctgtcatatgtgaccttttttactgactcccttggaaggtcacatatgacaggttcgactgtacaTTGTAGTTATGGCACTTCAAACTGTTAAAATTATTATCTGTTAATTGAGATGATAAGGTAAGCTCACCCcgtcctttggaccaggtgagctaataaattgCCCTGAAGCCTGGTAACCTATCCAGTTACACATCAATTATGGAGTACCTAGGAAAAGTATGGGAGATATGCCTGGAAATGAATTTATGGGTAGGCGCATGCACTCCTGCGTAAAAACAGGAGTGTAagaacaataacaaaacaacttagcaaggttgatttttgtatttattatatacctTGTTTACATTTATCTATGTGTCCAAGAAAGGAATAGCTTTGCCTCAAGAAGTAACAAggaaaaaattaaacaaaacaaaaagaaataagcAATTATTCTTCTTTCATTTCAATTGAacataaattggtatggttttatGACTTGATGCAGTCCAATACACATCACAAGGGAATCAAGCCAGTCCTATGTTACCAAAGAACACCATCTAGTCCAGGACGATTAATCATATCAACTCTTCCTAGCAGGTCACATGCCACACATATCACATGCTCGTCTGTGAACTCCATGAATTCCACATCTGAAATggaaattttaatattttacaaggAAGTCATCATTTCTAGTTCATGACCACAAcataattcaatgttaatttcAAGCCATATTCTTTGTGCAATTCCAGTAAATTATGAACTGAAGTGACAGGTAATCCCAGTCTACCTGATGACATTGATCCCAACAGTGTCTAGTGTGTCATGGAGGTATCCAACTAATGGGTGTCAGTTGTGACTGAAGTTTGCatcatatatatactaacaGTGTTTTCACATATAATGAAGGCAAGCGATTTCAAAACACCACATGTTAACAGTTGTAGTGGGCTTCTATGTATCAAGAAGATCTGTCTTGGACTGAGGGAATGTATGAAAGCCTAtgtatgttactgttttatTGTCATTGTATTCATTGTCACGTGCTGAATGCTTGCTTTATTTTCCACCACCCGTTTATGGGGCCAGTCCTTTATGCatgtaacatgtaatatttcaggcaTATATCTTGCAGATGTCAATACCGGCCtaaaatcaccaggtctgtccttatttcataaacgaacaactcTAGTCCAACCgtttaaaatgtattaacaAAACGGCCAAACAAGCAAGGAATATCTCTCATGAGTGCCTTGCCAAGATGgtatagttatagacattatatTCAGTCATCTTACAAGGGACTGGGGGAACAGGCATCATTCTACCATGAGCCAATtacataatgtttatctacagacATAAAACAAGTACTACTATACCCAGATACAGGTCAGGTATTGAAATTTGGTACTTGGAGACAAAATTCTGTACTCAAGACAGCCTTGTATTTAATACTGTTCATCTCATCCATGTGGTTGAGTCTTGTGTCATGTCACT from Pecten maximus chromosome 1, xPecMax1.1, whole genome shotgun sequence includes these protein-coding regions:
- the LOC117336870 gene encoding LOW QUALITY PROTEIN: TATA element modulatory factor-like (The sequence of the model RefSeq protein was modified relative to this genomic sequence to represent the inferred CDS: deleted 1 base in 1 codon); translation: MSWWNASSFSDLASQAIKNAQKKIDKVLDIDEEGLQQSKPSSVNIPAKEETSTPEKKNDFWNTWMPSPQSDKAEEGTEEEGARSSWSMPWGSVHQDVEPQSKTKSPTTLTSSERQEKRQKSKDPVSTTVQHSSVSKKSHGTKTEGKASKRTTEKATKSTSDDKKVVGNIPVVESKEKVENWDSSSAWTSESLLAWQGEGREVSADLELEGTQHESLRLDSSSKSSKQEKDESLTDICPDNFNMKAIKKDEEIDLQKDNVENLLQRDGDHTKSSDKGLDRNLSDSLLDDTSADCKTEKSSSISVIESTEGVISLSDDSDQDGKCGVGKSDQSSSVLLVQTDSTDTFPTGGNEDYAVDLDSVVIQPSDTQVSGTTSSVMDNEVKGSPADSESELVKCENVDVEKQEASSDLTNYSKEVNDFETQKEKDLGESTSDSGSVMTKMNLKETSADTDNILAQSSISSGSGEGAMEEVIKDHGITETDVLESLGKCTSPSTCSSVCSSDTSKLDSSMDTHTSEDTVVDNRGEEEAVGEITHEEQISTREVNSEGTSIKEVTVHETAASSQAQREETDSHDSTEFQDDSHKITDSMFSVSSSSSYVKCMIEEAMEDNGRSEDNNSDCHSTGGEKSECSRSTGGHESGDDIDTTTSSDIEIISTPNSINNGDSNKMVDLSPLKIALQKTARRESPTHRRTDSASSSSTHSREGQGEQLSPGRDSLEDENQYGENRDLPLDKQKLAPVREEKGDPYMNPQKVLKLQTVPEHTEVHLSRESYCDSTSTSMASEKMAEMAEVIQVRESKLIQLSKDNNDLMEANSILRNQLQQLEESRELELEDVSKVSSEFANRIAESEKKLNSVIRERDTARKDLQKSHDEFAKRIRGYDLEIEEKGQQIAELLQEGEKLSKQQLQSNNIVKKLRVKEKENDSLLTSQKNQLENQKTELDHLRAVCESKDAMEKKQTEGINQLNSAVQKQEREISKLKSELTDAQERVRGLQAALDNSYKEIAELHKSKAAQDSKVQETALSLEMSVREELKATLTKEQFSFKQEREALIIQIEDLRMSMSRMEKEHHRREDMLRQEISDLQMHLQEDEARNQDVTQTVTTATRPLLRQIENLQTTYAAQSSSWEKLEKTLTDRIVDIQTHLSIAVEKERSASENVIDLTSNVTALESQNCRLRQEKSQHVAQLEMLKTRVEVLEDAKNRSVPNPEREIQRPQSRGSLSASPQNVQRMDSISSFSEPSALNTSFTQDDLDRNFLLSPGSSGLGSLSKSSLYENIRQSGAANLLENLQSQLKLREGEIVQLQSDIQQLERTRESMARELVNLTNQNEDLKVKVQLLPEIQNQMQELNQRYNAMLQMYGEKVEEAEELKMDLHDVKEMYKTQIDHLLTK